The nucleotide sequence GGTTTGTTCATGTCAGGAGCTTCTAAAGATTTTGCAGAAGATGAGATGGATTTCGCGGGCTTCTTTCCAGATCGCGCGAGCCTCGTCTTTCAAGGGTTCTTCGGCGGTAGCGATCATGCGGAGCCAGTATTTGGTTTCTCTGGCTTCTTTACGGCAGGTGCCAATCTTGTTCTTAAATTCTTTTTTGGAAACAGAGTCATCTGCTTCGCAGTAATTTGCTCCTACACTTGTGCCTGATCGGACTAGCTGGCTGATCAGGGAATTGTTTGTCGGACTTGTGGGGATCTTTTTGCAGAAGCGAATGATGCGCTCGCCGAACAAGGCTGTGCGTTCTTCCAAATCAAACTTCTGATCCGCTGATGAAGCGTCTTCCTTCAAAACGGAAGGAGATGAATCGGGTGCGCCCAACTGCCAATTCTCAACGCCCCAAAAAGCAAGGTCCGATGAGTCATCACTATCAGATAACTCATCCAGCCATTGGGGCTTGGTCATTTGGCATTCCTTCGTCATTCGGATTTCGGCATTGGTCATTACGAAGTCAGTTCTTCGTCACTACTTCATCCATGTTCAGGACCATGTTCGCCACTATGGTGTAGGCGGCGAGTTCGCTCACATTCAGTGTGGTGTCTGCTTTGGAATCGCCGTAGCTGATGGCTTTCTTGGCGGCTTCAGTGTCTTTCTCGTAGCGGACGAGTTGTTTGAAGTAGCTGTCTTTCAGCACTTCGGTTTCCTGTTTGCTCGGTTCGCGGCCAGTGGCGGTTTGGAAACCGAAGGCGAGGCGGTCGCTCACGGTGGTGCCGCCTTCTTTCATCATGCGTTGGGCGAAGGCGCGGGCGGCTTCGAAGTGTTGCACGTCGTTCATCAGTTGCAGTGCTTGCAAGGGCGTGTTGCTGCGTTCGCGCTTCACGCAGAAGGCTTCGCGGCTGGGGGCATCGAAGGTGGTCATCGCGGGCGCGGGCGCGGTGCGCTTGATGAAGGTGTAGAGGCTGCGGCGGTAGAGGGCGTCGCCCGCGTCCTGCTTGTAGTAGCGCGTGTTGCTGCCGCTGTAGGCGACGGGCTCCCAGATGTTCTCGGGCTGGTAAGGTTTCACGGCCTTGCCGCCGATGGTGTTGTTCATCAGGCCACTGACGGCGAGGACGTTATCGCGCAAGACTTCGGCATCGAAACGGAAGCGTGGGCCGCGTGCGAGAAGGAGATTCTCGGGATCGGCGGCGATGAGTTTGGCGTTCACCTTTGAATCCTGGCGGTAGGTGGCGGAGGTGACGATGAGGCGCACGAATTTCTTCGTGTCCCAGCCTTGTTTACGGAAGGTGACGGCGAGCCAGTCGAGCAGTTCAGGGTGTGACGGCGGCTGGCCTTGCGAGCCGAAATCACCGGAGGTTTTCACGAGTCCAGTGCCGAAGAATTGCTGCCAATAGCGGTTCACGGTGACGCGGGCGGTGAGCGGGTTTTCTTCGGAGACGAGCCAATCGGCGAGGTCGAGACGGTCAGGGATCTCGCTGCGCGATTTGATTTTCGGGAAGGCGGCGGGTGTGCCGGGCTTCACCTTGTCGCCGGGTTGGTTGTATTGACCGCGGATCATCACGAAGGCGTCGCGCTTCTGCGGGAGATCGGCCATGATGAAGGTGGCGTCGATGCTTTTATCGAGTTCATCGCGCTTGTCCTGAAAGGGTTTCTTCTCCGCGCGCAGGGGATCGAAGATGTCGCTCGTGCCCTGGCAGACGTTCTCGAAATAATAATCGCGCAGGCGCTGATGCTGCTCGGGTTTGCGTTCCTCGGGTTTGATGGAGCGCAGGATGTTCTTCACGTCATCGGGCACACCGGCGACGACTTTGCCCTGGTTCGTTTTGAGCCAGAGGGAGAGCGAGTAGGTGGGATCATTCGCGGGATCGACGGTGTAACTCACGCCCGTCTTGTCCCAATACATCGTGCCGTCCTTGTGTGTGAAGGCGAGGCCCGCGAACTTCGTGCCGGCCTTGAGCTTCAGTTTCGCGATGTCGAATTCCAGTTTCACCCATTCGCCGGTCTTGGGCAGCGGACCCATGACGATGCGTTCCACGGTGCCTTCCTTGCCCCACTCGATGGAGTTCGTCTCGCCCCATAAGGCGCGGTGCGACCATGAGCCGGTGTTGAACTGCAGCATCACACCTTTCGGCGGATCTTTCGGGTCGAGATAGACGTGAGTGAAGATCTTGCCTTTCGCG is from Verrucomicrobiia bacterium and encodes:
- a CDS encoding four helix bundle protein, producing MTNAEIRMTKECQMTKPQWLDELSDSDDSSDLAFWGVENWQLGAPDSSPSVLKEDASSADQKFDLEERTALFGERIIRFCKKIPTSPTNNSLISQLVRSGTSVGANYCEADDSVSKKEFKNKIGTCRKEARETKYWLRMIATAEEPLKDEARAIWKEAREIHLIFCKIFRSS
- a CDS encoding PSD1 and planctomycete cytochrome C domain-containing protein; its protein translation is MSTFSPSRRLNAWVLAALCAVSTLYQRDAQAATKSSDIDFNRDIRPILSDNCFHCHGPDEKTRKAKLRLDTKDGILKDLGGYQAVKPGDAKASEVWKRIITKDENDVMPPPETHKTLKSDQVALIKKWIEAGAPFAGHWSFEAAKLPAVPAVKDTKWPRNSIDNFIAAKLTEHKLKPSSEADRITLIRRVTFDLTGLPPTLKEIEAFVADKSPDAYEKVVDRLLASPRYGEHMARYWLDAARYGDTHGLHLDNERSMWPYRDWVVRAYNENLPFDQFTKWQIAGDLLKNPTRDQQIASGFNRCNVTTSEGGSINEEFIFRYAVDRTETTAAVWMGLTAGCAQCHDHKFDPISQKEFYQLYAFFNSAADPAMDGNILLTPPILKLTTPAQEKQLKQYDADIANVNTKIKDALAKLDYKDPAEQDPKPEKKTIETVWVDDDLPTGAKPQHTADNHPLKWITSGEGPVHSGQKAIKRSGKGIVQDFFDGLPQQLFVPAKGKIFTHVYLDPKDPPKGVMLQFNTGSWSHRALWGETNSIEWGKEGTVERIVMGPLPKTGEWVKLEFDIAKLKLKAGTKFAGLAFTHKDGTMYWDKTGVSYTVDPANDPTYSLSLWLKTNQGKVVAGVPDDVKNILRSIKPEERKPEQHQRLRDYYFENVCQGTSDIFDPLRAEKKPFQDKRDELDKSIDATFIMADLPQKRDAFVMIRGQYNQPGDKVKPGTPAAFPKIKSRSEIPDRLDLADWLVSEENPLTARVTVNRYWQQFFGTGLVKTSGDFGSQGQPPSHPELLDWLAVTFRKQGWDTKKFVRLIVTSATYRQDSKVNAKLIAADPENLLLARGPRFRFDAEVLRDNVLAVSGLMNNTIGGKAVKPYQPENIWEPVAYSGSNTRYYKQDAGDALYRRSLYTFIKRTAPAPAMTTFDAPSREAFCVKRERSNTPLQALQLMNDVQHFEAARAFAQRMMKEGGTTVSDRLAFGFQTATGREPSKQETEVLKDSYFKQLVRYEKDTEAAKKAISYGDSKADTTLNVSELAAYTIVANMVLNMDEVVTKN